A stretch of the Osmerus mordax isolate fOsmMor3 chromosome 12, fOsmMor3.pri, whole genome shotgun sequence genome encodes the following:
- the LOC136954053 gene encoding ubiquitin-conjugating enzyme E2 K, with the protein MANIAVQRIKREFKEVLKSEETSKNQIKVDLVDENFTELKGEIAGPPDTPYEGGRYQLEIKIPETYPFNPPKVRFITKIWHPNISSVTGAICLDILKDQWAAAMTLRTVLLSLQALLAAAEPDDPQDAVVANQYKQNPEMFKQTARLWSHVYAGAPVSSPEYTRKIDKLCAMGFDKNAVIVALSSKSWDVETATELLLSN; encoded by the exons ATGGCCAACATCGCGGTTCAAAGGATAAAACGGGAATTCAAAGAGGTTCTCAAAAGCGAGGAG ACAAGCAAAAACCAGATAAAGGTGGACCTGGTGGACGAGAACTTCACAGAGCTGAAGGGGGAGATTGCAGGGCCACCTGACACACCATATGAAG GTGGTAGATACCAACTAGAAATAAAAATTCCAGAGACATATCCATTCAATCCTCCTAAG GTTCGATTTATCACCAAGATCTGGCATCCCAACATCAGCTCAGTCACAGGTGCAATATGTCTGGACATTCTTAAAGACCAGTG GGCAGCAGCCATGACGCTTAGGACGGTGCTTCTGTCACTACAAGCCTTATTGGCAGCTGCCGAACCAGACGACCCACAGGATGCTGTGGTGGCAAATCAG tatAAGCAGAACCCAGAGATGTTCAAACAGACGGCTCGGCTCTGGTCCCATGTGTACGCTGGGGCTCCTGTGTCTAGTCCAGAGTACACCCGCAAAATAGATAAACTCTGTGCCATGGGCTTCGACAAA aaTGCAGTAATAGTGGCATTGTCGTCGAAATCTTGGGACGTGGAGACGGCGACAGAGCTACTGCTCAGCAACTGA